The following proteins are encoded in a genomic region of Fusarium keratoplasticum isolate Fu6.1 chromosome 9, whole genome shotgun sequence:
- a CDS encoding NmrA domain-containing protein: protein MSSIKVAVVGSTRETGASIVDGLLESPITKFFRQFPEVTALARPESLEKQAYMELKDRGVNVVAVDLKGPQDELVRILFGINVVISAIYFASLADEIPLADAAKRAGVRRFIQSAFMAVIPPRGVVDFREKKEENLNYIQKIRLPYTYIDAGWWYQLTLPRLPYGRPDFALPVYNSEPRLGVDGNVPSALADIRDIGGYVARIISDPRTLNKKVHVYNEVYTGNQVYDLVEKLSGENLERKYITEGEIKSRVEEA, encoded by the exons ATGTCATCCATCAAAGTTGCTGTCGTCGGTTCTACTAGAGAAACCGGAGCCTCAATCGTGGATGGTCTCCTTGAATCGCCGATAACCAAATTTTTTCGTCAATTCCCC GAAGTTACTGCTCTGGCTCGCCCCGAGTccctcgagaagcaggctTACATGGAGCTAAAGGACCGTGGAGTCAACGTGGTCGCCGTTGACTTGAAGGGCCCTCAGGATGAACTCGTTCGTATTCTTTTTGGCATCAATGTGGTAATTTCCGCTATATACTTTGCTAGTCTCGCCGACGAGATCCCTCTTGCCGATGCTGCAAAACGCGCGGGCGTCAGGCGGTTTATTCAGTCTGCCTTTATGGCCGTGATTCCTCCAAGGGGAGTTGTGGATTTTCGTGAGAAG AAGGAAGAAAATCTCAACTACATTCAGAAGATTCGCCTCCCTTACACGTATATTGATGCTGGCTGGTGGTACCAACTCACCTTGCCTCGACTTCCATATGGTCGCCCAGATTTTGCCCTGCCCGTATACAATTCCGAGCCACGGCTTGGCGTCGATGGAAATGTTCCAAGTGCACTTGCCGACATCAGGGACATCGGCGGATACGTTGCCAGGATCATCTCAGATCCGCGCACACTGAATAAGAAGGTTCATGTCTACAACGAAGTCTACACCGGGAATCAGGTTTATGACCTCGTAGAGAAGCTCAGTGGCGAGAATCTGGAGCGTAAATAC ATCACGGAAGGAGAGATCAAGTCGCGTGTTGAAGAAGCTTGA
- a CDS encoding High-affinity glucose transporter HXT2, with the protein MDKKNEIEMEGFENDKPGSSQVKCRQSVLAATACSSAAVLVGFGLTLIGSIIANKEYVKSFGVYHSHTGAWTLPASQQLVWTIVQFSAAFLGAFAAGLGNDKFGRQILFYVFIAFTTIGTTIELVSPNWKVWVVAKLFMGWATGSMWACTPTYVSELVPQQLRGFMLALFQFWIMLGSFLASCVLEGTSRIDNAWSWKTAVVSQYGMGVICLVSFVFFVPESPYYLIRNGKIDKARHALLTLRKSEPDYNVDLDIETVTQTLAYEKESSQSSPSYLECFRGSNLRRTLLACLPLIMQQLAGYQLCGGYLAYFLTLSGLKSPFVITVVSFFLGMIAVLVAFILIEKVGRRTQFLGGPFGMLPCLAAIAVLGFKGVGTTANGNSLAAFSIIWNILYFLSLGAVGWTITGEMSSLRLRAKTTSIAAGVNSLLSLASSVGIPYLLNAEELNLGPKAALCFLVPSVFLSLLAYFVVPETKGKSFDELNRLFEAKTPAREFV; encoded by the exons atggacaagaagaacgagatTGAAATGGAAGGCTTTGAGAACGACAAGCCGGGATCCTCCCAAGTT AAGTGTCGCCAGTCTGTTCTTGCGG CCACCGCTTGTTCTTCCGCTGCCGTCCTCGTCGGGTTCGGCCTGACCCTCATCGGCTCCATCATCGCTAATAAGGAATACGTTAAATCCTTTGGGGTTTACCATTCCCATACCGGAGCGTGGACGCTGCCAGCGAGCCAGCAGCTAGTCTGGACCATTGTCCAGTTTAGCGCAGCCTTTCTCGGTGCCTTTGCAGCAGGCCTGGGAAATGACAAGTTTGGTCGTCAGATTCTTTTCTACGTCTTTATTGC TTTCACTACTATCGGCACCACTATAGAACTGGTGTCACCTAACTGGAAGGTCTGGGTTGTTGCCAAATTGTTCATGGGATGGGCCACGGGTTCTATGTGGGCCTGTACACCAACCTATGTCTCCGAACTCGTCCCTCAGCAACTCCGAGGTTTTATGCTGGCTCTCTTCCAATTCTGGATCATGTTGGGCTCCTTTCTAGCAAGTTGCGTCTTGGAGGGAACGAGCAGGATCGACAACGCATGGTCTTGGAAGACCGCCGTTGTTTCGCAGTACGGCATGGGAGTAATTTGCCTTGTCTCGTTCGTTTTCTTCGTTCCGGAATCGCCATACTATCTTATCAGAAAcggcaagatcgacaaggCTAGACATGCTCTCTTAACACTTCGAAAGAGCGAGCCCGACTATAACGTGGATCTGGATATTGAGACCGTCACACAGACCCTGGCGTACGAGAAGGAATCCTCCCAGTCTTCACCTTCTTACTTGGAATGCTTTCGCGGTAGCAATCTACGACGTACACTCTTGGCATGCCTGCCACTCATTATGCAGCAACTTGCCGGCTACCAACTCTGCGGCGGCTACCTCGCCTATTTCCTCACCCTCTCGGGACTGAAGAGTCCCTTTGTCATTACCGTTGtctctttcttcctcggaATGATTGCAGTTCTTGTGGCATTTATCTTGATCGAAAAGGTCGGACGGCGGACGCAGTTCCTCGGTGGCCCCTTTGGCATGCTTCCGTGCCTGGcagccatcgccgtcttgggcttcaaagGTGTGGGAACTACCGCAAATGGAAACAGCCTAGCAGcattctccatcatctggaACATTCTATATTTCCTCTCTCTCGGAGCGGTGGGATGGACTATCACGGGAGAGATGTCTTCTCTGCGCCTACGCGCCAAGACAACGTCGATTGCCGCCGGAGTCAACTCGCTCCTCAGTCTGGCGTCTTCTGTTGGCATTCCCTATCTGCTCAACGCCGAAGAACTCAACCTTGGCCCGAAGGCAGCACTTTGCTTCTTGGTTCCCAGCGTGTTCCTCTCGTTACTCGCTTACTTTGTGGTTCCTGAGACAAAGGGCAAGTCCTTTGACGAGCTGAACCGTTTGTTTGAGGCTAAAACACCCGCAAGAGAGTTTGTCTAA